A single window of Crassostrea angulata isolate pt1a10 chromosome 8, ASM2561291v2, whole genome shotgun sequence DNA harbors:
- the LOC128161130 gene encoding uncharacterized protein LOC128161130, which yields MQSDDIVESDVELPKVPLPSSKCSGENMPLGRKIKSSTMQSDDLPDLCSSKEESPCIKEDELMDREVEKFFDLMDKKIKRKTMADEYEIRFPKEGKRITIVYEVHGGMALSRPFDTDDTMLV from the exons ATGCAGAGTGATGAT ATTGTGGAGTCGGATGTGGAATTGCCTAAAGTTCCATTACCA TCCTCTAAATGTAGTGGAGAGAACATGCCATTGGGGAGAAAAATCAAGAGTTCCACTATGCAGAGTGATGAT CTGCCAGATTTGTGTTCCTCGAAAGAAGAATCTCCATGTATAAAAGAGGATGAG CTCATGGACAGAGAAGTTGAAAAGTTTTTTGAT TTAATGGACAAGAAGATCAAGAGGAAGACA atGGCTGATGAATATGAAATACGATTTCCAAAGGAAGGGAAACGTATTACAATAGTTTATGAAGTTCATGGTGGAATGGCTTTAAGCAGGCCGTTTGACACTGATGACACAATGCTGGTATGA